In Pseudorasbora parva isolate DD20220531a chromosome 9, ASM2467924v1, whole genome shotgun sequence, the following proteins share a genomic window:
- the LOC137089152 gene encoding NACHT, LRR and PYD domains-containing protein 1 homolog, with protein MSFQPPLFCFGADSPSITVSYPLSIDVQKPASQLKEKLDRWQKEKMYGKDWSSLNLQYRTSVIDRCKFLTEYNPPFNECVELAARFTEPVIIQRSKEQNEKYYREHVRSALASGTKTSSQLLSNDKNHSIRIDQLFSPDSNGNTPNTVILSGDSGRGKSFTLQKIMLDWASGELYSENFDVIFLLKCDELKCISEEMSLIDLLSWSCSLTSDQISQILQLTPEKVLFLIDGMDEYVSCSVIHFIPHTNPSKRASPMAILRNLLRGVLLPESFVLVTMRSKAADAVMNLLKGPQRFTEIVGFSEKGVQEYFHKFFQDEELFKKTHESVKANQSLLTACSVPLLCWMVCFCLKKHSTDSQVMMKKLKTTTSIYVHFVSTLLEHHGQSQSVLSMLRSLGQLAERGIQNQQVFFDEKSVAETGLDAAKCLFLYKEDLNGKEKQEPVFRFMHFSFQWFFAALWVLLVEEESWLKVSELLTLMGSAIVECLSLERRSNPIPSVLLFFYGLLNEEVISSLFKKIKLTVSHAIKLRKGKLKKTLKQRILTMTTWHGCELYVLHCLYELQDEGFERKILNFQSFVNLSNISLRSTDCWVLLYCLQCCPHIRELNLMYCDLTVDQLKILQPALCMCETLRLSVKHLPEVGDLIQILGESKILKKLKVQEDEYSAESPRWTLDLSVTRREILLSLSSSEKNPSFPAVLNISLTCSHSEISSTDWTLFLQTLSKAGKQAEDSSSLEDHVSLVLFSFHSVSLKTLDLKVFSLNESWASGIISLVQTCTSLQKLRLNISPPEPSEMNLHCQSCVHIVDCDQWVQVKPSVCTDEGGSKFRISTQAGRFECSRTRMRWVCAGDVTLQYREVDGRFLSAELERLQCERIGPVIDVTVISGKLEEAHLPHYACLAESDPALKDAVKLLSKRDEGISLQSVELTRYHAKILQPSFSLTTLIISWFMQWEEHCNLLLYMCCKDPLILHIYFFPVNDTCSKEKVEQNEKSSHLISHPRPNRPFRMKTPHLLEVPGASVHPVEGISFRTDVEPNFFEIMQHLHGDVQMNLIREEDKKSVWTATIWKDKLAQLSQRQVQHEPQLNSGIDKVKFFDDHRLALIQRVKNVKSIADKLYEHRIIHEELYSEITQTNLTSQDSMRKICYTVHSSGMIAKAQFIVILQEEEPYLFDALLRSGS; from the exons ATG AGCTTCCAGCCTCCCCTTTTCTGTTTTGGAGCAGACTCACCAAGCATCACTGTCAGTTATCCCCTCTCTATTGATGTGCAAAAACCTGCCTCTCAGCTGAAAGAGAAACTAGATAGATGGCAAAAAGAAAAGATGTATGGAAAGG ATTGGAGCAGCTTGAATCTTCAGTACAGGACCTCAGTCATTGACAGATGCAAGTTTTTGACAGAGTATAACCCTCCATTTAATGAATGTGTGGAACTGGCTGCCCGTTTCACTGAACCTGTGATCATTCAGAGGAGCAAAGAGCAGAATGAGAAATACTATCGTGAACATGTGAGGTCTGCTCTCGCTTCTGGAACAAAAACATCATCTCAGCTGTTATCAAATGACAAGAATCACAGCATCAGAATAGACCAGCTGTTCAGTCCCGATAGTAACGGAAACACACCGAACACTGTGATTCTCAGTGGAGATTCTGGAAGAGGTAAATCCTTCACGTTACAGAAGATCATGTTGGACTGGGCTTCTGGAGAACTTTACTCTGAAAACTTTGATGTGATTTTTCTGTTGAAGTGTGATGAGCTGAAGTGTATTTCTGAGGAGATGAGCTTGATTGATCTCTTGAGCTGGAGTTGTAGTTTAACATCAGATCAGATCTCACAAATACTACAGTTAACACCAGAGAAAGTCCTCTTCCTCATTGATGGAATGGATGAGTATGTATCTTGTTCAGTCATTCATTTCATACCACACACAAATCCATCAAAGAGAGCGTCACCTATGGCTATTCTCAGGAACTTGTTGAGGGGAGTTTTGTTGCCTGAATCATTTGTGCTTGTAACTATGAGATCTAAAGCTGCTGATGCAGTGATGAATCTCCTCAAGGGACCTCAGCGTTTCACTGAGATTGTGGGCTTCTCTGAGAAAGGGGTACAGGAGTACTTCCACAAGTTCTTTCAGGATGAGGAACTCTTCAAGAAAACACATGAGAGTGTGAAAGCAAATCAAAGCCTCCTGACTGCCTGCTCTGTGCCTTTACTGTGTTGGATGGTCTGTTTTTGTCTGAAGAAGCACTCAACTGATAGTCAGGTTATGATGAAAAAACTAAAGACAACCACCTCCATATATGTGCACTTTGTGTCCACTCTACTGGAGCATCATGGCCAGAGTCAGTCTGTCCTCAGTATGCTGAGGAGTCTGGGTCAGCTGGCAGAGAGAGGAATACAAAATCAGCAAGTATTTTTTGATGAAAAGAGTGTGGCAGAGACTGGCCTAGATGCCGCCAAGTGTCTGTTCTTGTATAAAGAGGATCTTAACGGAAAAGAAAAACAGGAACCAGTGTTCAGGTTCATGCACTTCAGTTTTCAATGGTTCTTTGCTGCACTTTGGGTCTTGCTTGTTGAAGAAGAGTCCTGGTTGAAAGTCAGTGAACTGTTGACCTTGATGGGCTCAGCTATAGTTGAATGCCTGTCTCTAGAAAGAAGATCAAATCCCATTCCATCAGTTCTGCTTTTCTTTTATGGTCTCTTAAATGAGGAGGTGATCAGCTcactctttaaaaaaatcaaattaacTGTCTCTCACGCCATAAAACTGAGAAAAGGGAAactgaagaaaacactgaaGCAAAGAATTCTTACAATGACAACATGGCATGGATGTGAACTATATGTTCTTCACTGTCTGTATGAGCTCCAGGATGAGGGGTTTGAAAGGAAAATTCTGAATTTTCAAAGCTTCGTGAATCTGTCCAACATTTCCCTGAGGAGCACAGACTGTTGGGTTCTGCTGTACTGTCTTCAGTGCTGTCCACACATCAGAGAACTGAACCTCATGTACTGTGATTTAACAGTTGATCAACTCAAGATTCTTCAGCCGGCACTCTGCATGTGTGAGACGCTGAG GTTGTCAGTGAAACATCTTCCAGAAGTTGGAGATTTGATCCAGATTCTTGGTGAATCAAAAATCTTGAAGAAACTAAA AGTTCAAGAGGATGAATACAGTGCTGAGAGTCCAAGATGGACGCTTGATCTGTCAGTCACTCGTAGAGAAATCTT GTTGTCTTTGAGCTCCTCAGAGAAGAATCCGTCATTTCCAGCCGTCTTAAACATCAGTctgacatgttcacactcaGAGATTTCCAGCACTGACTGGACGCTCTTCTTACAGACACTCAGCAAGGCAGGAAAACAAGCAGAAga CTCTTCATCTCTCGAGGATCATGTCAGTTTGGTGCTGTTTTCATTTCACTCTGTGAGTTTGAAGACGTTGGATCTGAAGGTGTTCAGTCTGAATGAGAGCTGGGCTTCTGGGATCATTTCCCTCGTCCAGACCTGCACAAGTCTACAGAAGCTCAG ACTGAACATCTCTCCGCCTGAACCTTCTGAAATGAATCTTCACTGTCAGTCTTGTGTTCACATTGTTGATTGTGATCAGTGGGTTCAGGTGAAGCCATCAGTCTGTACAGATGAAGGAGGGTCAAAGTTCAGGATCAGCACTCAGGCGGGTCGATTCGAGTGCAGCCGGACCAGAATGCGATGGGTCTGTGCTGGTGACGTCACTCTCCAGTACCGTGAAGTGGATGGACGTTTCCTCAGTGCAGAGCTGGAGAGGCTTCAGTGTGAGAGAATTGGTCCAGTGATTGATGTGACCGTCATCTCAGGGAAACTGGAGGAGGCTCATCTGCCTCATTACGCCTGTTTAGCAGAGTCTGACCCCGCTCTCAAAGATGCTGTGAAGCTCCTCAGCAAAAGAGATGAAGGAATATCTTTACAATCTGTAGAGTTGACCCGTTATCATGCCAAAATTCTCCAACCATCCTTCTCTCTTACAACTCTGATTATAAGCTGGTTCATGCAGTGGGAAGAACACTGTAACCTTCTTCTCTACATGTGCTGTAAGGATCCTCTCATTCTTCACATCTACTTTTTTCCAGTGAATGACACTTGTTCAAAAGAGAAAGTTGAGCAGAATGAAAAATCAAGTCATCTGATCAGCCATCCTAGACCTAACAGGCCATTTAGAATGAAAACGCCACACCTTCTTGAGGTTCCTGGTGCTTCTGTTCATCCTGTAGAGGGAATTTCATTTAGAACAGATGTTGAGCCAAACTTCTTCGAGATCATGCAACATCTGCATGGTGATGTACAAATGAATCTTATCAGAGAAGAGGACAAGAAGTCTGTCTGGACTGCCACAATATGGAAAGACAAACTTGCCCAGTTAAGTCAAAGACAAGTCCAACATGAGCCACAACTGAATTCTGGGATTgataaagttaaattttttgaTGATCACAGACTGGCTCTAATTCAAAGGGTTAAAAATGTGAAGAGCATTGCAGATAAACTGTATGAGCACAGAATAATTCATGAAGAACTATATTCTGAAATCACACAAACTAATTTAACCAGTCAGGATAGTATGAGAAAGATCTGTTACACAGTGCATTCAAGTGGTATGATTGCAAAAGCTCAATTTATTGTGATTCTTCAGGAAGAAGAGCCCTACCTCTTTGATGCACTGTTGCGTTCTGGttcttaa
- the si:ch211-66k16.27 gene encoding uncharacterized protein si:ch211-66k16.27: MSENNIEGDQPERCKEAKFVDDNSAELIQRVTSVLPIADELKQEEGMLHQEKYDEIKAEKTNQDKMRKLFESLNSGGNKVKIAFYYLLEKHHSHLFKDLGGVSRKRKLSDPESTVPYKRLNNESYEPNNPHASTSAPSPAAINFVTNIVNERRPYENINNISILKKMEWKHPAPMKEKKPPAPKKDKKPLAPKKENKPLAPKKDKKPPVPKKDKKPPSPKKEKKPPAPKKEKKPPSPKKEKKPPVPKKEKKPPAPKKEKKPPVPKKEKKPPAPKKVKKTPAPKKEKKPPAPKKVKKTTAPKKVKKTTAPKKVKKTPAPKKVKKTPAPKKVKKAAA, from the exons ATGAGCGAGAACAACATTGAAGGAGATCAGCCGGAGCGATGCAAAG AGGCCAAGTTTGTGGATGATAACTCTGCAGAGCTTATtcaaagggttacttcagtgttGCCAATAGCAGATGAGTTAAAACAGGAGGAGGGCATGTTACATCAAGAAAAATATGATGAgattaaagcagaaaaaaccAACCAGGATAAAATGAGAAAGCTGTTTGAATCATTAAACTCTGGAGGGAACAAAGTCAAAATTGCCTTTTATTATTTGCTGGAAAAACATCATTCACATCTCTTCAAAGACCTGG GTGGTGTCAGCAGGAAACGCAAGCTTTCTGATCCTGAATCCACAGTACCATATAAAA GACTCAATAATGAGAGTTATGAACCAAATAATCCTCATGCTAGTACTTCAGCACCAAGTCCAGCAGCAATAAACTTTGTGACCAACATAGTTAATG AAAGAAGACCTTATGAGAACATAAACAATATTTCCATCTTGAAAAAAATGGAATGGAAGCACCCAGCTCCCATGAAAGAGAAGAAACCTCCTGCACCCAAGAAAGATAAGAAACCTCTTGCACCCAAAAAAGAGAACAAACCTCTTGCACCCAAGAAAGATAAGAAACCTCCTGTACCAAAGAAAGATAAGAAACCTCCTTCAccaaagaaagagaagaaaccTCCTGCAccaaagaaagagaagaaaccTCCTTCACCCAAGAAAGAGAAGAAACCTCCTGTAccaaagaaagagaagaaaccTCCTGCACCCAAGAAAGAGAAGAAACCTCCTGTAccaaagaaagagaagaaaccTCCTGCACCCAAGAAAGTGAAGAAGACCCCTGCACCCAAGAAAGAGAAGAAACCTCCTGCACCCAAGAAAGTGAAGAAGACCACTGCACCAAAGAAAGTGAAGAAGACCACAGCACCAAAGAAAGTGAAGAAGACCCCAGCACCCAAGAAAGTTAAGAAGACCCCTGCACCCAAGAAAGTTAAGAAGGCAGCTGCTTGA